In Desulfomonilia bacterium, a single genomic region encodes these proteins:
- a CDS encoding Rne/Rng family ribonuclease, with the protein MKKMLINAVHPEEIRVAVVEDGILREIFIESTMKEQIKGNIYRGKISRIEKGLNAVFVEIGRDKNGFLPMHDMNLMFVPDSDPGKSLSSQIKNGMDIPVQVVRDEKSAKGALLTMNISLAGRYMVLLPGQDSSGISRKIEDDEQRNRLKEIVKQLNPPKDTGVIVRTAGMDRSKIELQRDLNYVLKLWKKIEDDYASATSPALIYSEDDVVIRSIRDYFSIDMKEVLIDDEATYKKAVSFMKSVMPRYKNILKLYRDSRPLFTKYELEKQLTGVYSRKVKLKSGGHIVIDPTEALVSIDVNSGQASNGKDMEETALNANLEAAQEIARQLILRDLGGLIVIDFIDMRSKESIKKVEKTLKESLKNDRAHSRLGRISQFGILEMSRERLSPPILEKSHVVCPSCCGHGIVRSDDSSALMALREIHLFLDRNRQQKIRVTLPRDVALSLLNKYRSHLVKLEQDYSAEIMVMDSNAVKPDEVTIEIPGAD; encoded by the coding sequence ATGAAAAAAATGCTTATAAACGCAGTCCATCCCGAAGAGATCAGGGTGGCCGTGGTTGAAGACGGGATATTAAGGGAAATCTTCATCGAAAGCACGATGAAGGAGCAGATAAAGGGCAATATTTACAGGGGGAAGATATCCCGGATCGAGAAAGGGCTCAATGCGGTTTTTGTTGAAATAGGCCGTGACAAGAACGGCTTTCTCCCCATGCACGATATGAACCTTATGTTCGTGCCTGATTCCGATCCCGGAAAGAGCCTTTCCAGCCAGATTAAAAACGGCATGGATATTCCTGTTCAGGTAGTGCGCGATGAAAAGTCTGCAAAAGGCGCGCTCCTTACTATGAACATCTCGCTTGCCGGAAGGTATATGGTGCTGCTGCCCGGGCAAGATTCGTCCGGCATCTCCCGCAAAATCGAAGACGACGAGCAGAGAAACCGGCTGAAAGAAATAGTGAAGCAGCTTAACCCGCCTAAAGACACGGGGGTTATCGTGAGAACCGCAGGCATGGACCGCTCAAAGATCGAGCTGCAGCGTGACCTTAACTATGTCCTCAAGCTCTGGAAGAAAATCGAGGACGACTATGCCAGTGCGACGTCGCCGGCCCTTATATATTCCGAAGACGACGTAGTAATCAGATCCATCCGCGATTATTTCAGCATAGACATGAAGGAAGTCCTTATCGACGATGAAGCGACTTACAAGAAGGCGGTATCCTTCATGAAAAGCGTTATGCCCCGTTACAAGAACATATTGAAGCTTTACCGTGATTCCAGGCCTCTGTTCACGAAATACGAACTTGAAAAACAGCTTACAGGTGTCTATAGCCGCAAAGTCAAATTAAAAAGCGGCGGACATATAGTGATCGACCCGACGGAAGCCCTCGTGTCCATCGACGTGAATTCAGGTCAGGCCAGCAACGGCAAAGACATGGAGGAGACAGCTCTCAATGCAAATCTCGAAGCTGCACAAGAAATTGCAAGGCAGCTCATTCTTAGAGATCTGGGCGGATTAATAGTTATTGATTTCATCGATATGAGATCCAAGGAGAGCATAAAAAAGGTAGAGAAAACACTCAAGGAATCACTCAAAAATGACCGGGCCCACTCAAGGCTCGGACGCATTTCCCAGTTTGGTATCCTCGAAATGTCCAGAGAAAGGCTTTCGCCCCCCATACTCGAAAAAAGCCATGTCGTGTGCCCATCATGCTGCGGGCATGGCATAGTCCGCTCGGATGATTCTTCCGCACTTATGGCGCTCAGAGAAATCCACCTCTTTCTTGACCGCAACAGGCAGCAGAAGATAAGAGTGACCCTCCCGAGGGACGTTGCCCTGTCTCTGCTCAATAAATACCGCAGCCACCTTGTAAAACTCGAGCAGGATTATTCCGCCGAGATCATGGTGATGGACAGTAATGCCGTAAAGCCTGATGAGGTGACAATCGAAATACCGGGGGCAGATTAA